From one Microlunatus sp. Gsoil 973 genomic stretch:
- a CDS encoding FAD/NAD(P)-binding oxidoreductase — translation MTRTVIIIGGGPAGLAAAAAALDRGARVTLLEAAARLGGQFWRHPAERSATDTGLQHGWQTFLELSDRISSDPSATVIAEAQVWAIDHGQHGPQVQAAVGPADGPGRQMITVRGDALIIATGAHDRTLPFPGWDLPGVFTGGAAQAMAKAEGVAVGKRVVVAGAGPFLLPVATSLTAAGANVVGVFESATSRAIASGWLPRSPWLAPKVPELAGYLGRLARGRIPYRTGRAIVRAHGDETVTGVTVSRIDVNWRPVPGTAEYLEADAVCVTHGFTPRLELAIAAGCVISPARFVTVDDAQQTSVTDVYAAGETTGIGGSDVALAEGRIAGHVAAGGAVTDRVLGPARRRRATLRHLSAAIRDGHRIGSSWTSWLTQDTVICRCEEVRYGRLRSILEATGTDGLRPAKLTTRIGLGPCQGRVCGRTVEELMSGAGDLARTDGVIIDRRPIAVPIRVAELATEPEKLSEADYQQEEDR, via the coding sequence ATGACCCGGACCGTGATCATCATCGGCGGCGGACCAGCCGGTCTTGCCGCAGCAGCCGCTGCCCTGGACCGCGGTGCGCGGGTGACGCTGCTGGAGGCGGCAGCGCGATTGGGCGGACAGTTCTGGAGACACCCGGCCGAACGCTCGGCGACCGACACCGGCCTGCAACATGGCTGGCAGACCTTCCTGGAACTGTCCGACCGAATCAGCAGCGACCCGTCTGCCACCGTGATCGCCGAAGCGCAGGTCTGGGCCATCGATCATGGTCAGCACGGACCGCAGGTGCAGGCAGCCGTCGGCCCCGCCGACGGGCCCGGACGTCAGATGATCACTGTCCGCGGTGACGCCCTGATCATCGCCACGGGCGCTCACGACCGCACCCTTCCTTTCCCTGGTTGGGATCTTCCGGGAGTCTTCACCGGCGGTGCCGCCCAGGCCATGGCCAAAGCAGAAGGCGTTGCCGTCGGCAAGCGCGTGGTCGTGGCCGGCGCCGGCCCGTTCCTGCTGCCGGTCGCGACCTCACTGACCGCGGCCGGGGCGAACGTGGTCGGGGTCTTCGAGTCCGCCACGTCCCGCGCCATCGCGTCCGGTTGGTTGCCCAGGTCGCCGTGGTTGGCACCGAAGGTGCCCGAACTGGCTGGCTACCTCGGACGGCTCGCCCGCGGGAGGATCCCCTACCGAACCGGGCGGGCCATTGTCCGGGCTCACGGCGACGAGACGGTGACGGGTGTGACCGTCAGCCGGATCGACGTGAACTGGCGTCCCGTCCCGGGCACCGCCGAATACCTGGAAGCCGATGCGGTCTGCGTCACTCATGGCTTCACTCCCCGGCTCGAACTGGCGATCGCCGCCGGCTGCGTCATCAGCCCGGCCCGGTTCGTCACGGTGGACGATGCCCAGCAGACCAGCGTCACCGATGTGTACGCCGCCGGCGAGACGACCGGGATCGGCGGCTCGGATGTGGCCCTGGCCGAGGGCCGAATCGCCGGCCATGTCGCCGCCGGCGGCGCGGTGACCGATCGCGTACTGGGTCCGGCGCGGCGCCGACGCGCCACGCTGCGCCACCTGTCCGCGGCCATCCGCGACGGACACCGGATCGGCAGCAGCTGGACATCCTGGCTGACCCAGGACACGGTCATCTGCCGCTGCGAAGAGGTGCGCTACGGCCGCCTGCGATCGATCCTCGAAGCCACGGGCACCGACGGGCTCCGTCCGGCGAAGCTGACCACCCGGATCGGCCTGGGACCGTGCCAGGGCCGCGTCTGCGGCCGTACGGTCGAGGAGTTGATGTCGGGCGCCGGTGACCTGGCACGGACCGATGGCGTGATCATCGACCGCCGCCCGATAGCCGTTCCGATCCGAGTCGCAGAACTCGCCACAGAACCAGAGAAGTTATCCGAAGCCGACTATCAGCAGGAAGAGGACAGATGA
- a CDS encoding bifunctional proline dehydrogenase/L-glutamate gamma-semialdehyde dehydrogenase, whose translation MGSPAQAPNGVAVEEVRSLVDQWIAAAEQFPPDAVARRLAGVLSEDNGLEFTVRFVDEVLRPQDHRVAARGLANLSPIAPRFLPPWMRLAIRAGGIVGRILPQLVVPIARRTMRTMVGHLILDARPAQLGRAIAKLRARGDKLNLNLLGEAVLGDQEADRRLEGTRALLTRPDVDYVSIKVSSVASQIILWSFEETVEKIVARLTPLYETAAASDPPTFINLDMEEYRDLDLTIEAFQRLLDQPSLINYSAGIVLQAYLPDALPALDRLTEWAIARRRRGGAPIKIRVVKGANLAMERVDSAVHGWPLATFGSKAETDANYLRMLSRALDPVRLDAVRIGIAGHNLFDIAYSWLLAQQRGVTDSIDYEMLLGMATPQAAAVLHTVGDLRLYTPVVDPREFDVAIAYLVRRLEENASSENFMSAVHNLGTDESLREREYRRFLESLDLLDAEIPERNRTQDRNRERLAAITEDPHHAGFANVPDTDPSLPANRDWATATLSRIKESTAGEDAIRAAKLTEETQLEDLLRTLTAGAARWAALPDIERSAVLRRTGHLLAARRDELIEVMAAETGKTISESDPEVSEAIDMAHYYAELGLQLGRVAGARFAPARVTAVTPPWNFPVAIPFGTTAAPLATGSAVLLKPAPEARRCSAVFAHALWDAGVPRDVLALADIEEGTLGRELIAHPAVDRVILTGSYETAEMFRSFRPDLPLVAETSGKNAMIITPSADLDLAVSDLVNSAFGHAGQKCSAASLAILVGSLRSSRRFRSQLVDAVTSMRVGYPQDAANRMGPLIGPARGKLLHGLTRLDPGEEWLITPRQLDESGRLWSPGVRAGVRPGSQTHRTEYFGPVLGIMYAADLDEAIELQNAVDYGLTAGLHSLDVSEVQTWMERVQAGNLYVNRGTTGAIIRRQPFGGWKRSSVGTGAKAGGPNYLVRLGRWAAVEDVDHESSVDHAARTAHGGNAVTPTMRLQAYLTAALEALSSDRNAAAWFRRAVDDDARVWAAEFGVSRDVSELGVERNVFRYRPAECAVRIAEGASLRDALRVIAAGLLSRARFTVSAGAPLPDAVVGALADLGIAVHEQSDDDWQQELAGVTGRVRLVGADGRAALAAAGGSPELAIWDDPVTVAGRLELLPFLLEQSVSVTAHRFGGSSPLSDIGI comes from the coding sequence ATGGGTTCACCGGCACAAGCCCCGAACGGCGTTGCGGTGGAGGAGGTACGCAGCCTCGTCGATCAATGGATCGCGGCGGCCGAGCAGTTCCCGCCGGATGCGGTCGCCCGCCGGTTGGCGGGTGTGCTGAGCGAGGACAACGGGCTGGAATTCACCGTGCGATTCGTCGATGAAGTCCTACGACCGCAGGATCATCGGGTCGCCGCACGCGGCCTGGCCAACCTCTCCCCGATCGCGCCGCGGTTCCTGCCGCCATGGATGCGGCTGGCGATCAGAGCCGGCGGAATCGTCGGCCGGATCCTGCCGCAGCTCGTCGTCCCGATCGCCCGCCGGACGATGCGCACCATGGTCGGCCATCTCATCCTCGACGCACGGCCGGCGCAGCTCGGCAGAGCGATCGCCAAGCTACGGGCTCGCGGTGACAAGCTCAACCTCAATCTGCTCGGCGAGGCCGTCCTCGGTGATCAGGAAGCCGACCGGCGTCTGGAGGGCACCCGCGCCCTCCTCACCCGGCCCGACGTCGACTACGTCTCGATCAAGGTGTCGAGCGTAGCCAGCCAGATCATCCTGTGGTCGTTCGAGGAGACCGTCGAGAAGATCGTCGCCCGGTTGACTCCGCTGTACGAGACGGCCGCAGCATCGGACCCGCCGACCTTCATCAACCTGGACATGGAGGAGTACCGCGATCTCGATCTGACGATCGAAGCCTTCCAGCGGCTGCTCGACCAGCCGTCCCTGATCAATTACTCCGCCGGGATCGTGCTGCAGGCCTACCTGCCCGACGCCCTGCCGGCGCTGGACCGGCTGACCGAATGGGCGATTGCGCGGCGGCGTCGCGGTGGAGCACCGATCAAGATCCGCGTGGTGAAGGGCGCCAACCTGGCGATGGAGCGGGTCGACTCGGCTGTCCACGGTTGGCCGTTGGCGACCTTCGGCAGCAAAGCCGAGACCGACGCCAACTATCTGCGCATGCTCTCCCGGGCGTTGGATCCTGTCCGGCTCGACGCCGTGCGCATCGGCATCGCCGGCCACAACCTGTTCGACATCGCCTACAGCTGGCTACTGGCCCAACAGCGCGGGGTCACCGACTCCATCGACTACGAGATGCTGCTCGGAATGGCCACGCCGCAGGCAGCGGCCGTACTGCACACGGTCGGTGATCTTCGGCTCTACACGCCGGTGGTGGACCCGCGCGAGTTCGACGTGGCGATCGCCTATCTGGTCCGCCGGTTGGAGGAGAACGCGTCGAGTGAGAACTTCATGTCGGCGGTGCACAACCTCGGCACGGACGAATCGCTGCGTGAGCGTGAATACCGCCGCTTCCTCGAGTCGCTCGACCTGCTCGACGCCGAGATCCCCGAACGGAACCGGACCCAGGACCGTAACCGCGAACGGCTCGCCGCCATCACCGAGGATCCCCACCACGCAGGCTTCGCCAACGTCCCCGACACCGATCCCTCGCTGCCGGCCAACCGCGACTGGGCAACGGCCACCCTCAGCAGGATCAAGGAATCGACGGCCGGCGAGGACGCCATCCGCGCAGCGAAGCTGACCGAGGAAACGCAACTGGAGGATCTGTTGCGCACGCTGACCGCCGGCGCCGCCCGCTGGGCTGCGCTGCCGGATATCGAGCGGTCCGCCGTGTTGCGCAGAACCGGACACCTGCTGGCCGCCCGGCGGGACGAGCTCATCGAAGTGATGGCTGCCGAGACCGGCAAGACGATCTCCGAATCCGATCCGGAGGTGAGCGAGGCCATCGACATGGCGCACTACTACGCCGAACTCGGCCTTCAGCTCGGCCGGGTCGCCGGCGCCCGGTTCGCGCCCGCCCGGGTCACCGCAGTCACGCCGCCGTGGAACTTCCCGGTCGCCATCCCATTCGGAACGACCGCGGCACCGCTGGCCACCGGATCGGCGGTCCTGCTCAAACCGGCGCCCGAAGCACGCAGATGCAGCGCGGTGTTCGCCCACGCGTTGTGGGACGCGGGCGTGCCCCGCGACGTCCTCGCTCTGGCCGACATCGAGGAAGGAACCCTTGGCCGAGAGTTGATCGCGCATCCCGCCGTCGACCGCGTGATCCTCACCGGCTCGTACGAGACCGCGGAGATGTTCCGCAGCTTCCGCCCCGATCTACCGCTGGTCGCGGAGACCAGCGGCAAGAACGCGATGATCATCACACCGAGCGCCGATCTTGATCTTGCCGTCTCCGATCTCGTCAACAGCGCCTTCGGCCACGCCGGCCAGAAGTGTTCCGCGGCAAGCCTGGCCATCCTGGTCGGCAGTCTGCGCTCCTCCCGGCGGTTCCGCAGCCAGCTGGTCGACGCCGTCACGTCGATGCGGGTCGGCTACCCCCAGGATGCTGCCAACCGGATGGGTCCGCTGATCGGTCCCGCGCGGGGCAAGCTGCTGCACGGTCTGACAAGGCTGGACCCGGGCGAGGAGTGGCTGATCACTCCTCGGCAGCTCGACGAGTCCGGCCGGCTGTGGTCGCCGGGGGTGCGGGCCGGGGTCCGGCCGGGCTCTCAGACCCATCGCACCGAATACTTCGGTCCGGTGCTGGGCATCATGTACGCCGCGGACCTCGACGAGGCGATCGAGTTGCAGAATGCGGTCGACTACGGGCTGACCGCCGGCCTGCACTCCCTCGATGTGTCCGAGGTGCAGACCTGGATGGAACGCGTCCAGGCGGGCAACCTCTACGTCAACCGCGGTACTACCGGGGCGATCATCCGCCGCCAGCCTTTCGGCGGCTGGAAGCGCTCCTCCGTTGGCACCGGTGCCAAGGCGGGCGGCCCGAACTACCTGGTCCGCCTCGGTCGCTGGGCAGCAGTGGAGGATGTCGATCACGAGTCGTCGGTTGATCATGCAGCGCGGACTGCCCATGGCGGAAATGCCGTCACACCGACGATGCGGTTGCAGGCGTACCTCACCGCAGCGCTCGAGGCGCTGAGTTCGGACCGGAACGCCGCCGCTTGGTTCCGACGCGCGGTCGACGATGACGCGCGGGTCTGGGCGGCCGAGTTCGGCGTCTCCCGGGACGTCTCCGAGCTCGGCGTCGAGCGCAACGTCTTCCGCTACCGCCCGGCCGAATGCGCCGTCCGGATCGCCGAGGGAGCGTCGTTGCGAGACGCGCTTCGTGTCATTGCGGCCGGACTGCTGAGCCGGGCGAGGTTCACCGTCTCCGCGGGTGCGCCCCTCCCGGACGCCGTCGTCGGGGCCCTCGCCGATCTCGGGATCGCCGTCCACGAACAGTCCGACGACGACTGGCAGCAGGAGCTGGCGGGCGTCACCGGCCGGGTGCGCCTCGTCGGCGCCGACGGGCGGGCTGCACTGGCTGCCGCCGGAGGGTCCCCGGAACTGGCGATCTGGGACGACCCGGTGACGGTGGCGGGACGACTGGAGCTCTTGCCCTTCCTGTTGGAACAGTCGGTCTCGGTGACCGCCCACCGATTCGGCGGATCGTCACCACTGTCGGACATCGGGATCTAG
- a CDS encoding (2Fe-2S)-binding protein, which yields MTDAPDPTEPRLTVDGTPLVARRGQTIAGALLTSGRRSWRTTARDRRPRGLFCGIGVCFDCLVTVNGIRDIRACQRPVVDGDVIEFQDETLPRSVTRS from the coding sequence ATGACCGACGCACCCGATCCGACCGAACCCCGGCTCACCGTCGACGGGACGCCGCTGGTGGCCCGCCGGGGACAGACGATCGCCGGTGCCCTGCTGACCTCCGGACGCCGCAGCTGGCGGACCACGGCACGCGACCGACGCCCGCGCGGACTCTTCTGCGGCATCGGCGTCTGCTTCGACTGCCTGGTCACCGTCAACGGGATCCGCGACATCCGGGCCTGCCAACGCCCGGTCGTCGACGGTGACGTGATCGAGTTCCAGGACGAGACCCTGCCCCGTTCGGTGACGAGGTCGTGA
- a CDS encoding proline racemase family protein, translated as MRSAKIISCIDTHTEGMPTRVVTGGVGTIPGATANERRLYFIEHLDHLRHFLMDEPRGHGAMSGAILQPSTRPDADWGVVYIEVSGCLPMCGHGTIGVATALVEAGMVEVTEPTTTIRLDTPAGLVIATVAVSDGHADSVTIENVPAFAERLDSKIDVPGYGTVPYSLAFGGNYYAMVNLDDVGLPFDRGRQADILSAGLAIMGAINRTDPPHHPEIAGVDHCHHVEFIAHGSDARHSRHAMAIHPGWFDRSPCGTGTSARMAELWARGELPLRTDFDNESFIGGHFIGRLVAETTVGERRAVVPTITGRAWVSALSQFLLDPSDPFPKGFIF; from the coding sequence ATGCGGTCGGCCAAGATCATCTCCTGTATCGACACCCACACCGAGGGCATGCCGACACGCGTCGTCACCGGTGGTGTCGGGACGATCCCAGGGGCGACTGCGAACGAGCGGCGGCTCTACTTCATCGAGCATCTCGATCACCTCCGGCACTTCCTGATGGACGAGCCGCGGGGACACGGCGCGATGAGCGGAGCGATCCTGCAGCCGTCGACGAGACCCGACGCCGATTGGGGCGTCGTCTACATCGAGGTGTCCGGCTGCCTGCCGATGTGCGGGCACGGCACCATCGGCGTGGCAACAGCGCTGGTCGAGGCCGGCATGGTCGAGGTCACCGAACCGACGACGACCATCCGACTGGACACCCCGGCGGGTCTGGTGATCGCCACCGTTGCCGTGTCGGACGGTCACGCCGACTCGGTCACGATCGAGAACGTACCGGCGTTCGCCGAACGGCTGGACAGCAAGATCGACGTACCGGGCTACGGAACCGTGCCGTACTCGCTGGCCTTCGGCGGCAACTACTACGCGATGGTCAACCTCGACGATGTCGGGCTGCCGTTCGACCGCGGCCGGCAGGCCGACATCCTTTCGGCAGGTTTGGCGATCATGGGCGCTATCAACCGGACCGACCCGCCACACCATCCCGAGATCGCCGGAGTCGATCACTGTCACCACGTCGAGTTCATCGCCCACGGTTCGGATGCCCGACACTCGCGGCACGCGATGGCGATCCATCCCGGGTGGTTCGACCGTTCACCCTGTGGCACCGGCACGTCGGCGAGGATGGCCGAGCTCTGGGCGCGCGGTGAGCTGCCGCTGCGCACCGATTTCGACAACGAGTCGTTCATCGGCGGCCACTTCATCGGGCGACTGGTCGCCGAGACCACGGTCGGCGAGCGTCGAGCAGTGGTACCGACGATCACCGGGCGGGCCTGGGTCAGTGCGCTGAGCCAGTTCCTGCTCGACCCGAGCGACCCGTTCCCAAAAGGCTTCATATTCTGA
- a CDS encoding FAD-binding oxidoreductase encodes MIFTPSSDAIVVGAGIIGAACAYALSRAGMSVTVIEARSAASGTSGQGEGNILLSDKEPGPELSLGLYSSDRWERITDELREHLPRGFPSIEYDRKGGLVVATTDAGVKPLLDLARTQRPTGVTAVEVDHAEALRLEPQLNPVITAAVHYPQDAQVQPVIATEAFLAAARRLGARTIFGEEVLDAITAPDRRITGVRTLHSRFSAGVVIIACGPWSAQVAEDLGSWLPVRPRRGVLLVTTPMPQTIVHKVYDADYVAAVGSDDEGLQTSSVIESTAAGTVLIGSSRRQSGFDQSLDLAGAREIARKAITIFPFLATASVMRTYGGFRPFMPDHLPVIGPDPRMPGLWHATGHEGAGIGLSIGTADLITSLITETPPPVDPAPYAPSRLGEPASVGDR; translated from the coding sequence GACGCCATCGTCGTCGGCGCCGGAATCATCGGCGCCGCGTGTGCCTATGCCCTGAGCCGGGCCGGGATGTCCGTGACGGTGATCGAAGCGCGATCCGCAGCATCGGGTACCAGCGGCCAGGGCGAAGGCAACATCCTCCTCTCGGACAAGGAACCGGGGCCGGAGCTCAGCCTTGGGCTGTATTCCTCGGACCGCTGGGAGCGGATCACCGACGAACTGCGCGAACATCTGCCGCGCGGCTTCCCCTCGATCGAGTACGACCGCAAGGGCGGCCTGGTCGTGGCCACAACGGACGCAGGTGTCAAGCCACTGCTTGATCTCGCGCGAACCCAACGGCCTACCGGGGTCACCGCCGTCGAAGTTGATCACGCCGAGGCGTTACGCCTCGAACCACAGCTCAACCCGGTGATCACCGCCGCGGTCCACTACCCCCAGGACGCCCAGGTCCAGCCGGTGATTGCGACGGAGGCGTTCCTCGCCGCCGCCCGCCGACTCGGCGCCCGAACGATCTTCGGCGAAGAGGTGCTCGACGCGATCACCGCACCCGACCGCAGGATCACCGGTGTCCGAACCCTCCACAGCAGGTTTTCAGCCGGTGTGGTGATCATCGCCTGTGGTCCGTGGTCGGCCCAGGTTGCCGAGGACCTCGGCAGCTGGCTTCCGGTCCGACCGCGTCGCGGTGTCCTCCTGGTCACCACTCCCATGCCGCAGACGATCGTCCACAAGGTGTACGACGCGGACTACGTCGCCGCGGTCGGCTCGGACGATGAAGGTCTGCAGACCTCGAGTGTCATCGAATCCACCGCCGCCGGGACCGTGCTGATCGGATCATCCCGCCGGCAGAGCGGTTTCGACCAGTCTCTCGATCTTGCCGGCGCGCGGGAGATCGCGCGCAAGGCGATCACCATCTTTCCCTTCCTGGCCACGGCTTCGGTGATGCGCACCTACGGCGGCTTCCGACCGTTCATGCCTGATCATCTTCCGGTCATCGGGCCCGACCCCAGGATGCCCGGGCTGTGGCACGCGACCGGCCACGAAGGCGCCGGGATCGGCCTGTCGATCGGCACCGCTGATCTGATCACCAGCCTGATCACCGAGACACCCCCGCCGGTCGATCCCGCCCCGTACGCGCCGTCCCGTCTTGGGGAGCCGGCATCGGTGGGTGACCGATGA
- a CDS encoding dihydrodipicolinate synthase family protein produces MSNPDLGGVVVATALPYREDPSALAGLAVDHDRYAEHCDWLISNGCHGVGPNGSLGEYSSLTDDERRAVVKTAVDAAVGRGIVIAGVHAPGSHLAKRWAELAAEDGADAVLCLPPTMYRASPSQVIDHYAEVASVGLPVMLYNNPIDTKVDLKPDVVAEIARIDNVVAIKEFSGDVRRAFEITERCDVDVIAGADDLLFEYLIDGAVGWFAGFPNAFPAESVELYNLVRTGRIDEARELYRHLVAVFRWDSRTEFVQAIKLGMDMVGRYGGPCRPPRGPLTAEHEAQIRSEMEHAIKVLAERTPTDLKPN; encoded by the coding sequence ATGAGCAACCCTGATCTCGGCGGCGTGGTCGTCGCGACCGCCCTCCCCTACCGGGAGGATCCGTCGGCCCTGGCCGGACTCGCCGTGGACCACGACCGGTATGCAGAGCATTGCGACTGGTTGATCAGCAACGGCTGTCACGGTGTCGGCCCGAATGGTTCGCTCGGCGAGTATTCGTCGTTGACCGACGACGAACGGCGTGCCGTGGTCAAGACCGCCGTCGACGCCGCGGTCGGACGCGGAATCGTGATCGCCGGCGTCCATGCACCGGGCTCCCACCTGGCCAAGCGATGGGCCGAGCTTGCGGCGGAGGACGGTGCGGACGCTGTGCTGTGCCTGCCGCCGACGATGTATCGGGCCAGCCCGTCCCAGGTGATCGACCACTACGCCGAGGTCGCCTCGGTCGGTCTGCCGGTGATGCTCTACAACAACCCGATCGATACCAAGGTGGACCTCAAGCCCGACGTGGTCGCCGAGATCGCTCGGATCGACAACGTCGTTGCGATCAAGGAATTCTCCGGGGACGTACGGCGTGCCTTCGAGATCACCGAGCGGTGCGACGTCGACGTCATCGCCGGCGCGGACGACCTGCTCTTCGAGTATCTGATCGACGGTGCTGTGGGCTGGTTCGCCGGCTTCCCGAACGCCTTCCCCGCCGAATCGGTCGAGCTCTACAACCTCGTCCGGACCGGGCGGATCGACGAGGCCCGCGAGCTGTACCGGCACCTGGTGGCGGTGTTCCGCTGGGACTCCCGTACCGAATTCGTCCAGGCGATCAAGCTCGGGATGGACATGGTCGGCAGGTACGGCGGACCGTGCCGCCCGCCGCGCGGGCCGCTCACCGCAGAGCACGAGGCCCAGATCCGCTCCGAGATGGAGCACGCGATCAAGGTCCTCGCCGAGCGCACCCCGACCGATCTGAAGCCGAACTGA
- a CDS encoding YbhB/YbcL family Raf kinase inhibitor-like protein yields MIKRLAERAFVPLGRRLRNRRPDEALSVTRAQELITDQAIELRSDTFGNGEVIPDRCCGFLIGSDTSPHLTWGRLPENTEALLLIIEDVDTPTREPAIHTAVVFAADRRELAEGELVPGRRFSFLHHRPGRARYFGPRPIPGHGAHRYRFHLYALDSRIRLGGLRRVDQLPAAVAGHVLAAGMLEGTRTAP; encoded by the coding sequence ATGATCAAAAGGCTGGCGGAGCGCGCTTTCGTCCCGCTGGGGCGGCGGCTGCGCAACAGGCGTCCCGATGAGGCGCTCAGCGTGACCAGGGCTCAGGAGCTCATCACCGACCAGGCGATCGAGCTGCGATCGGACACCTTCGGCAACGGTGAGGTGATCCCGGACCGGTGCTGCGGCTTCCTGATCGGGTCCGACACATCGCCGCACCTGACCTGGGGTCGGTTGCCGGAGAACACCGAAGCGCTGCTGTTGATCATCGAGGATGTGGATACACCGACCCGCGAGCCGGCGATCCACACGGCCGTGGTCTTCGCCGCCGATCGCCGGGAGCTCGCCGAGGGCGAGTTGGTGCCCGGCCGCCGGTTCAGCTTCCTGCACCACCGGCCGGGCAGGGCCCGCTACTTCGGCCCGAGGCCGATCCCGGGCCACGGTGCGCACCGCTACCGGTTCCACCTGTACGCACTGGACTCGCGGATCCGGCTCGGCGGGCTGAGAAGAGTTGATCAATTACCTGCGGCGGTGGCCGGCCACGTTCTCGCGGCCGGGATGCTGGAGGGTACCCGCACCGCTCCCTGA
- a CDS encoding DMT family transporter: MSAAGELVRRIPAPILVIAGIISLQVGAAIAKSFFHALSPTTFVWLRLLCTAILLLAVARPRLSGRSRGDLVVALAFGACLAIMNFSIYHAMARIPLGVAVTIEFLGPLGVAIVASRRLADVILVVLAGAGVALLGFAPHGLNLAGVLFALAAATSWAGYILLSTETGRRWPGISGLAVASVVGALGLAVPAILQAGQRLLDPQLLIIGLTVALMSSVIPYSLELNALRRIPRGVFGVLMSLEPAAAALAGMVVIGEFLKPGQWLAIACIITASVGTTSLLRRPRGDR; this comes from the coding sequence GTGAGTGCCGCGGGCGAACTGGTGCGCAGGATCCCGGCCCCGATACTTGTCATCGCCGGCATCATCTCGCTGCAGGTCGGTGCGGCCATCGCCAAGAGCTTCTTCCACGCGCTGTCGCCGACCACGTTCGTCTGGCTGCGGCTGCTCTGCACCGCGATCCTTCTGCTGGCCGTGGCCAGGCCGCGCTTGTCCGGTCGCAGCCGCGGCGATCTTGTCGTCGCGCTGGCGTTCGGCGCCTGTCTGGCGATCATGAACTTCAGCATCTACCACGCGATGGCGCGGATTCCGTTGGGCGTGGCAGTGACGATCGAGTTCCTCGGCCCGCTGGGCGTTGCGATCGTCGCCTCCCGGCGGCTGGCAGACGTGATCTTGGTGGTGTTGGCCGGCGCCGGCGTCGCTCTGCTCGGTTTCGCGCCGCACGGGCTGAACCTTGCCGGTGTGCTCTTCGCGTTGGCAGCGGCGACGAGCTGGGCGGGGTACATCCTGTTGAGCACCGAGACCGGTCGGCGCTGGCCCGGAATCTCCGGACTCGCCGTGGCGAGTGTGGTCGGCGCCCTCGGCCTCGCGGTTCCAGCGATCCTGCAGGCCGGCCAGCGGCTGCTCGATCCGCAGTTGTTGATCATCGGGCTCACCGTCGCGCTGATGTCCTCGGTGATCCCGTACAGCCTCGAGCTCAACGCGCTACGGCGGATCCCCCGCGGCGTCTTCGGTGTCCTGATGAGCCTCGAGCCGGCAGCCGCAGCATTGGCCGGCATGGTGGTGATCGGGGAGTTCCTCAAACCCGGCCAGTGGCTTGCGATCGCCTGCATCATCACGGCTAGTGTCGGTACGACCAGTCTGCTGCGGCGTCCCAGGGGTGATCGATGA